From a single Theropithecus gelada isolate Dixy chromosome 10, Tgel_1.0, whole genome shotgun sequence genomic region:
- the TSSK2 gene encoding testis-specific serine/threonine-protein kinase 2, with the protein MDDATVLRKKGYIVGINLGKGSYAKVKSAYSERLKFNVAVKIIDRKKTPTDFVERFLPREMDILATVNHGSIIKTYEIFETSDGRIYIIMELGVQGDLLEFIKCRGALHEDVARKMFRQLSLAVKYCHDLDVVHRDLKCENLLLDKDFNIKLSDFGFSKRCLRDSNGRIILSKTFCGSAAYAAPEVLQGIPYQPKVYDIWSLGVILYIMVCGSMPYDDSDIRKMLRIQKEHRVDFPRSKNLTCECKDLIYRMLQPDVSQRLHIDEILSHSWLQPPKPKAMSSASFKREGEGKYRAECKLDTKPGLRPDHRPDHRPDHKLGAKTQHRLLVVPENEDRVEDRLAETSRAKDHHVSGAEVGKAST; encoded by the coding sequence ATGGACGATGCCACAGTCCTAAGGAAGAAGGGTTACATCGTAGGCATCAATCTTGGCAAGGGTTCCTACGCAAAAGTCAAATCTGCCTACTCTGAGCGCCTCAAGTTCAATGTGGCTGTCAAGATCATCGACCGCAAGAAAACACCCACTGACTTTGTGGAGAGATTCCTTCCTCGGGAGATGGACATCCTAGCAACTGTCAACCACGGCTCCATCATCAAGACCTACGAGATCTTTGAGACCTCTGACGGGCGCATCTACATCATCATGGAGCTTGGCGTCCAGGGCGACCTCCTCGAGTTCATCAAGTGCCGGGGAGCCCTGCACGAGGACGTGGCGCGCAAGATGTTCCGACAGCTCTCCTTGGCCGTCAAGTACTGCCACGACCTGGACGTTGTCCACCGAGACCTCAAGTGCGAGAACCTTCTCCTCGACAAGGACTTCAACATCAAGCTGTCTGACTTCGGCTTCTCCAAGCGCTGCCTGCGGGACAGCAATGGGCGCATCATCCTCAGCAAGACCTTCTGCGGGTCAGCGGCATATGCAGCCCCCGAGGTGCTGCAGGGCATCCCCTACCAGCCCAAGGTGTACGACATCTGGAGCCTGGGTGTGATCCTCTACATCATGGTCTGCGGCTCCATGCCCTACGACGACTCCGACATCAGGAAGATGCTGCGTATCCAGAAGGAGCACCGTGTGGACTTCCCGCGCTCCAAGAACCTGACCTGTGAGTGCAAGGACCTCATCTACCGCATGCTGCAGCCTGACGTCAGCCAGCGGCTCCACATCGATGAGATCCTCAGCCACTCGTGGCTGCAGCCCCCCAAGCCCAAAGCCATGTCTTCTGCCTCCTtcaagagggagggggagggcaaGTACCGTGCCGAGTGCAAACTGGACACCAAGCCAGGCTTGAGGCCCGACCACCGGCCCGACCACCGACCCGACCACAAGCTTGGAGCCAAAACCCAGCACCGGCTGCTGGTGGTGCCCGAGAACGAGGACAGGGTGGAGGACAGGCTGGCCGAGACCTCCAGGGCCAAAGACCATCACGTCTCCGGAGCTGAGGTGGGGAAAGCAAGCACCTAG